From a single Stomoxys calcitrans chromosome 4, idStoCalc2.1, whole genome shotgun sequence genomic region:
- the LOC106088776 gene encoding transmembrane emp24 domain-containing protein 5, whose amino-acid sequence MDLLTRSHRKSFFALSCFVLSLVVVESYDKEMTVHIDAGKKECYFHPVKMGETIDIEYQVIDGGHGDLDISFSLADPIGLIIVSDFKKPENIHRHDVQKEGDYRFCFDNSFSSFNRKTVFFELIVEKEGEQNLGDDQWNDVFEGLTPEEFYEMKVQDIMDYIGRIRMQMTKARQIQDMLRSHEARDRNLAETNFIKVNTWSMFQICAMIAVGLLQVFLVRSIFDTNTRMSKFWQRMHL is encoded by the exons ATG GATTTACTAACTCGATCTCACAGAAAGTCATTTTTTGCACTGAGTTGCTTCGTATTATCATTGGTTGTGGTGGAATCATACGACAAAGAAATGACCGTGCACATTGATGCGGGCAAAAAGGAGTGTTATTTTCACCCGGTAAAAATGGGCGAAACAATTGATATTGAATATCAAGTAATCGACGGCGGTCATGGGGATTTAGACATCAGCTTTTCTCTAGCGGATCCCATAGGTCTGATAATAGTGAGCGACTTCAAAAAGCCCGAAAACATTCATCGCCACGATGTCCAGAAAGAGGGCGACTATCGCTTCTGCTTCGATAACAGTTTCAGCTCATTCAACCGGAAAACCGTCTTCTTTGAGCTAATTGTCGAAAAGGAGGGCGAACAGAATCTGGGAGATGATCAGTGGAATGATGTATTCGAAGGTTTGACACCTGAAGAATTTTACGAGATGAAAGTACAAGATATAATGGACTATATTGGTCGTATCCGTATGCAGATGACCAAGGCTCGGCAAATACAAGATATGCTGCGTTCACATGAAGCACGCGATCGTAATTTAGCTGAAACCAACTTCATTAAAGTCAACACCTGGTCCATGTTCCAGATATGCGCCATGATAGCTGTAGGTTTGCTGCAAGTTTTTCTGGTGCGTtccatatttgacacgaataCTCGCATGAGTAAATTTTGGCAACGCATGCATCTGTGA